Below is a genomic region from Pseudophryne corroboree isolate aPseCor3 chromosome 3 unlocalized genomic scaffold, aPseCor3.hap2 SUPER_3_unloc_33, whole genome shotgun sequence.
aagattaaaatggttcctcacctgagtgatgtctattgtgtgcaacaagagctgatttatttctcagagtatagaaatgtcttctcacctgtgtgacttctgtgatgtataacaagatgtgatttttgtgcaaaacatttcccacactcagaacatagaaatggcttctcacgtgtgtgacttctctgatgtctaacaagatctgatttgtttgcaaaacatttctcacactcagaacatgtaaatggcttctcacctgtgtgacttctctgatgtctaacaagatctgatttgtttgcaaaacatttcccacactcagagcatagaaatggcctctcacctgtgtgacttctgtgatgtataacaagatgtgatttttgtgtaaaacatttcccacactcagagcaagaaagcagcttctcacctgtgtgacatctgtgatgtataacaagatgtgatttttgtgtaaaacatttcccacactcagaacatggaaatgccttctcacctgtgtgacttctgtgatgtataacaagatgtgatttttgtgtaaaacatttcccacactcagagcaagaaaacagcttctcacctgtgtgacttctgtgatgtataacaagatctgatttgtgtgcaaaacgtttcccacactcagaacatggaaatgccttctcacctgtgtgacttctgtgatgtataacaagatgtgatttttgtgtaaaacatttaccacactcagagcaagaaaacagcttctcacctgtgtgacttctgtgatgtataacaagatgtgatttgtgcgcaaaacctttcccacactcagaacatagaaatggcttctcacctgtgtgacttctctgatgtctaacaagatctgatttgtttgcaaaacatttcccacactcagagcatagaaatggcctctcacctgtgtgacttctgtgatgtataacaagatgtgatttttgtgtaaaacatttcccacactcagagcaagaaaacagcttttcacctgtgtgacttctgtgatgtataacaagatgtgatttgtgtgcaaaacatttcccacactcagaacatgtaaatggcttctcacctgtgtgacttctctgatgtgtaacaagttgtgatttctgtgtaaaacatttcccacactcagaacatatcagtggcctttcacctgccttacctgtctgatgggtaataaggtttgtgttctgtgtaaaacatttggcatctatagaacagggaaacactgtatctactgtcagagctgtaacagatgcaccaatatcagagtgatcaggagaacatttcccaggatcagggggatcagctgataaagctggatgtataattggggtaatggggttatctcctggagaatcctgtctactgtcattatcttttatgtgacaatccagggataacattagatgtccttctgagatattcctgcttgtgtgtccatctgctggaaataaaatacattatggaaatgtgacattttctgtaacaatattaatcttgtaaacaataggagaagacgactctctgggacacttaattgtaaatgtgtgtgtataataaaatataacttaatgaaggctttataatactgtctctcagactatcattgtgtccaccctcctgagaacactcacaataacaaatgtaatattataataagacttagataataggattttaatacctagtggtaaatccttttctcttagtccgtagaggatgctggggtaacattaagaaccatggggtatagacgtgatgcggaggagacatgggcactttaagacattgaatgggtgtgaactggctcttcccaatatgcccctcctccagactccagttataggaactgtggccagggagatggacattttg
It encodes:
- the LOC134984059 gene encoding gastrula zinc finger protein XlCGF57.1-like gives rise to the protein MLSLDCHIKDNDSRQDSPGDNPITPIIHPALSADPPDPGKCSPDHSDIGASVTALTVDTVFPCSIDAKCFTQNTNLITHQTGKAGERPLICSECGKCFTQKSQLVTHQRSHTGEKPFTCSECGKCFAHKSHLVIHHRSHTGEKLFSCSECGKCFTQKSHLVIHHRSHTGERPFLCSECGKCFANKSDLVRHQRSHTGEKPFLCSECGKGFAHKSHLVIHHRSHTGEKLFSCSECGKCFTQKSHLVIHHRSHTGEKAFPCSECGKRFAHKSDLVIHHRSHTGEKLFSCSECGKCFTQKSHLVIHHRSHTGEKAFPCSECGKCFTQKSHLVIHHRCHTGEKLLSCSECGKCFTQKSHLVIHHRSHTGERPFLCSECGKCFANKSDLVRHQRSHTGEKPFTCSECEKCFANKSDLVRHQRSHTREKPFLCSECGKCFAQKSHLVIHHRSHTGEKTFLYSEK